A window of the Nitrosococcus wardiae genome harbors these coding sequences:
- a CDS encoding aldehyde dehydrogenase family protein: protein MRSFFADGNTRDEEFRRQQLQKLHRIISGHEKKITQALAADFGKPVVETYASEIAFLYQEIHHTLKYLRRWMRPEKVSTPLALQPSKSRVYSEPKGVVLVIGPWNYPFQLTLAPVVAAMTAGNCVVIKPSELTPHTSALIKNLISNHFPPEYLTVVEGEGGKVVPELIENYPFDHIFFTGSSRVGSMIAEQAGRHLISTTLELGGKSPAIVEPSAAFGVAAKRLLWGKFFNSGQTCVAPDYLLLDKTVVDPFIKILKETLLTFYGDPSQPSQHLARIVNEGRWKTLVSYLEQGKVLYGGQHSLEERYIAPTLLQVTDLSQPVMQEEIFGPILPIITYQSRSEALDIIRKNPYPLSFYLFTGEKESQDFYLNRFQFGGGATNNAMVHLSNPDLPFGGINQSGQGRYHGYDGFVTFSNRKSVLHSGTWFDPSFKYPPYSASALKWFRRLLG, encoded by the coding sequence ATGCGGTCCTTTTTTGCCGATGGCAATACCCGCGATGAGGAGTTTCGTAGGCAGCAACTACAAAAATTGCATCGGATAATTTCTGGGCATGAAAAAAAAATCACTCAGGCGCTAGCGGCTGACTTTGGTAAGCCGGTGGTGGAGACCTATGCCAGTGAAATTGCTTTTTTATACCAGGAAATTCATCATACTCTTAAATATCTCCGCAGGTGGATGAGACCAGAGAAAGTATCTACCCCCCTGGCACTTCAACCGAGTAAAAGCCGCGTATATTCTGAACCTAAGGGAGTCGTTCTGGTCATTGGTCCCTGGAATTATCCTTTTCAATTAACCTTAGCCCCCGTCGTGGCTGCCATGACCGCTGGTAACTGCGTGGTGATTAAACCTTCGGAACTCACTCCCCACACTTCAGCCTTAATAAAAAATTTAATCAGCAACCATTTTCCACCAGAATACCTCACTGTGGTGGAAGGAGAGGGTGGTAAAGTCGTTCCAGAATTAATTGAGAATTATCCCTTTGATCATATCTTTTTCACCGGCTCATCCCGTGTGGGATCTATGATTGCGGAACAAGCGGGCCGTCATCTGATTTCCACCACCTTGGAACTCGGGGGGAAAAGTCCAGCCATTGTAGAGCCTTCTGCGGCTTTTGGGGTGGCAGCCAAGCGCTTGCTTTGGGGTAAGTTTTTTAATAGCGGGCAGACCTGTGTCGCTCCCGATTATCTTCTCTTAGATAAAACGGTGGTTGATCCCTTTATCAAAATCCTAAAGGAGACTTTATTAACATTCTATGGCGATCCTTCTCAGCCTAGTCAGCACCTTGCTCGAATTGTAAATGAGGGGCGTTGGAAGACCTTGGTAAGCTATCTGGAACAGGGCAAAGTCTTATATGGCGGACAACACAGTTTGGAAGAGCGCTATATTGCTCCTACCCTGTTGCAAGTGACAGACTTGTCACAGCCCGTCATGCAAGAGGAAATTTTCGGCCCTATTTTACCTATAATCACCTATCAAAGCAGATCGGAAGCGTTAGATATTATTAGAAAGAATCCTTATCCCCTTTCTTTTTATCTTTTTACCGGTGAAAAAGAAAGCCAAGATTTTTACTTAAATCGTTTCCAGTTTGGTGGAGGCGCCACCAACAATGCCATGGTTCACCTGAGCAATCCCGACTTGCCTTTTGGTGGAATTAATCAATCTGGACAAGGGCGTTATCATGGCTATGATGGGTTTGTCACATTTAGTAACCGCAAGAGCGTGCTCCATAGTGGTACCTGGTTTGATCCTAGTTTTAAATACCCCCCTTACTCTGCAAGCGCCTTGAAGTGGTTTCGTCGTTTATTGGGATAA
- a CDS encoding DUF6494 family protein yields the protein MDEEQFNMSVRKFLKTLGVTAQREIEKAVRDAPSTVGVCKETKPLKPTLQ from the coding sequence ATGGATGAAGAACAGTTCAACATGTCGGTGCGCAAGTTCCTCAAAACTTTGGGGGTGACAGCACAACGGGAAATAGAAAAGGCCGTAAGGGACGCGCCCTCGACAGTGGGCGTTTGCAAGGAGACGAAACCCTTAAAGCCCACGCTACAGTGA
- the iscR gene encoding Fe-S cluster assembly transcriptional regulator IscR translates to MRLTTKGRYAVTAMLDLALHYEQGPITLADISRRQGISLSYLEQLFARLRKKELVDSARGPGGGYRLSREAEKISVIDVISAVDESVDATRCRGLKNCQGDQRCLTHELWEDLSRQIYEFLSRITLGELVQRRDIQEISARLDNAAKAGSVGSGDRAVPVVVVDTN, encoded by the coding sequence ATGCGGCTGACAACCAAAGGTCGTTACGCGGTAACCGCGATGCTGGATTTGGCGCTACATTATGAACAGGGGCCGATCACCTTAGCGGATATTTCCCGTCGGCAAGGGATTTCTCTCTCTTACCTAGAACAACTCTTCGCCCGTTTGCGCAAAAAAGAGTTGGTCGACAGTGCCCGTGGTCCAGGGGGGGGCTACCGCTTAAGTCGTGAGGCGGAAAAGATCAGCGTAATTGATGTGATCAGTGCGGTTGATGAGAGTGTGGATGCCACGCGCTGCCGAGGATTAAAAAACTGCCAGGGGGATCAACGCTGCCTGACCCATGAGTTGTGGGAAGATCTCAGCCGGCAGATCTATGAATTTCTTTCCCGTATTACCCTGGGTGAATTGGTTCAGCGCCGCGACATTCAGGAAATTTCGGCCCGGCTGGATAATGCCGCTAAGGCAGGCTCGGTAGGCAGTGGTGACCGGGCTGTACCTGTCGTCGTCGTTGATACAAATTAA
- a CDS encoding DUF6494 family protein, with protein MQGDETLKAHATVKVEGIELKMDTEGEIKLS; from the coding sequence TTGCAAGGAGACGAAACCCTTAAAGCCCACGCTACAGTGAAAGTGGAAGGCATCGAGCTTAAAATGGACACGGAAGGGGAAATTAAGCTCTCCTGA
- a CDS encoding EF-hand domain-containing protein encodes MLAKYKVMSSSLLLGGVFSLVLIPAFAQTVIPHRIIGGKEGGATEKQEMHKNLFQKLDKDGNGKLSKDEFEEAKKEKFKRKDKDDDGFVTQEEWQAAAKELMKKDKK; translated from the coding sequence ATGCTTGCGAAATACAAGGTAATGAGCTCTTCCCTCTTGCTTGGAGGGGTTTTCTCACTGGTTTTAATACCCGCCTTTGCGCAGACTGTCATACCGCATAGGATCATAGGTGGTAAAGAAGGAGGGGCAACAGAAAAGCAGGAAATGCACAAAAATTTGTTCCAAAAGCTGGATAAAGATGGTAATGGGAAGCTCAGCAAGGATGAATTTGAAGAGGCCAAGAAGGAAAAGTTTAAGCGCAAGGACAAGGATGATGACGGCTTTGTAACTCAGGAGGAGTGGCAGGCCGCCGCTAAGGAACTCATGAAGAAAGATAAGAAATAA
- the queA gene encoding tRNA preQ1(34) S-adenosylmethionine ribosyltransferase-isomerase QueA, with protein sequence MQLSDFSYDLPERLIAQYPPERRGESRLLFLDGACGALGDRWFAELPTLLSEGDLLVFNDTKVIPARLLGVKDSGGKVEVLIERLLDQHRALAHVRASKPPRPGRRLVLEQSVEVEVGERVADLFELRFQDPRPLLQLLEAVGRMPLPPYIHRETKPIDRERYQTVYAARPGAVAAPTAGLHFNRPLLEQLQAQGVGLGYVTLHVGAGTFQPVRVENITEHRMHAEYVEVPEQVCVQVRETQRQGGRVVAVGTTTVRALESAAVGGTLAPYQGETEIFIFPGYRFHTVDALITNFHLPETTLLMLVCAFAGRDQVLAAYRHAVKEGYRFFSYGDAMLVTGAGAR encoded by the coding sequence ATGCAGCTAAGTGATTTTTCCTATGACCTCCCCGAGCGCTTGATTGCTCAGTATCCCCCTGAGCGGCGTGGAGAAAGCCGCTTGTTATTTTTAGATGGCGCTTGCGGCGCCCTCGGGGATCGGTGGTTTGCTGAGCTTCCCACCTTGCTATCGGAGGGAGACTTGTTAGTGTTCAATGATACCAAGGTGATACCGGCCCGGCTCCTGGGGGTTAAGGATAGCGGGGGTAAGGTGGAAGTGCTCATCGAGCGGCTTCTGGATCAGCACCGGGCTCTGGCCCATGTGCGGGCGAGTAAACCCCCTCGGCCAGGGCGCCGGCTGGTGTTGGAGCAGTCAGTGGAGGTGGAAGTCGGGGAGCGGGTTGCGGATTTGTTTGAATTGCGCTTTCAGGACCCCCGCCCCCTGCTGCAACTCCTTGAAGCGGTAGGCCGAATGCCTTTACCCCCCTATATTCACCGGGAGACAAAGCCCATTGACAGAGAGCGATATCAAACCGTTTATGCCGCCCGTCCAGGTGCTGTTGCGGCACCGACGGCCGGCTTGCACTTTAATAGGCCGTTATTAGAACAGTTGCAGGCCCAAGGGGTGGGGTTAGGCTATGTTACCCTCCACGTAGGCGCAGGGACTTTTCAGCCGGTACGGGTTGAAAATATCACAGAGCATCGGATGCATGCCGAATATGTAGAGGTGCCGGAGCAGGTCTGTGTTCAGGTACGGGAGACGCAACGGCAAGGGGGACGGGTGGTAGCCGTAGGGACGACGACGGTGCGGGCGCTGGAAAGCGCCGCGGTGGGAGGAACACTCGCCCCTTACCAGGGGGAGACAGAGATTTTTATCTTTCCTGGTTATCGGTTCCACACTGTGGATGCCTTGATCACCAATTTTCACCTGCCAGAGACAACACTGCTGATGTTGGTCTGCGCTTTTGCCGGCCGTGACCAGGTGTTGGCCGCTTATCGTCATGCGGTCAAGGAGGGTTATCGCTTTTTCAGTTATGGCGATGCCATGTTGGTTACTGGGGCGGGAGCGCGCTAA
- a CDS encoding RNA methyltransferase: MSLAKVRIILVGTTHPGNIGAAARAMHTMGLSRLYLVNPARFPCAEATARASGADELLAQAEICTNLPQAIAGCRTVFGLSARPRNISWPALDARACGALAVQESLEGEVAIVFGREHSGLSNVELDYCNYWVHIPSNPAYSSLNLAAAVQVMAYEVRMAAMAGTSLPSRRSTESHPASVDEVEGFFQHLEQTLIEIGFLNPSNPKLLMRRLRRLFFRAHLEIREVNILRGILTAAQDKAKGL; encoded by the coding sequence ATGTCATTGGCGAAGGTGCGTATTATATTGGTGGGGACCACTCATCCCGGCAATATTGGGGCGGCAGCGCGGGCTATGCACACTATGGGATTATCCCGGCTATACTTAGTGAATCCAGCGCGTTTTCCCTGTGCTGAGGCGACGGCGCGGGCCTCCGGTGCAGATGAATTATTGGCCCAGGCGGAAATTTGCACCAACTTACCCCAAGCAATAGCTGGTTGCCGAACGGTGTTTGGGTTGAGCGCCCGGCCTCGAAATATTTCCTGGCCAGCGCTAGATGCCCGTGCTTGCGGTGCCCTGGCTGTCCAGGAATCCCTGGAGGGGGAGGTGGCGATAGTGTTTGGCCGAGAACATTCGGGACTTTCCAATGTGGAGCTCGATTATTGTAATTATTGGGTCCATATTCCAAGTAATCCAGCATATAGCTCTCTTAACTTGGCGGCGGCGGTGCAGGTGATGGCCTACGAAGTTCGGATGGCTGCTATGGCAGGGACTTCTCTCCCTTCCCGACGCTCCACAGAATCGCACCCGGCGTCCGTAGATGAAGTGGAAGGCTTTTTTCAACATCTGGAACAAACCTTGATAGAGATCGGATTTCTTAATCCAAGTAACCCTAAGCTTCTGATGCGCCGCTTACGCCGCTTGTTTTTTCGTGCTCATCTTGAGATCCGTGAAGTGAATATCTTGCGCGGGATTTTGACGGCTGCCCAGGATAAAGCAAAAGGGTTATAA
- the cysE gene encoding serine O-acetyltransferase yields MFERLREEINCVFERDPAARNVFEVVTTYPGFHAILWHRLSHRLWNLGARWPARAISTLSRWLTGIEIHPAAQLGRRFFIDHGMGVVIGETAEIGDDCTLYHGVTLGGTSWEKGKRHPTLGNNVVVGAGAKVLGPIYIGSGARIGSNSVVVKNVPENATIVGVPGHVARPKEQRREEAKRRAMAKRIGFDAYGAPQDTPDPIERAIHGLIEHIQRLDDRIEQMAAEIQRLGGKLPEEQLPDLEACELSASGNEEESAQQVDKGKSAAAK; encoded by the coding sequence ATGTTTGAACGTTTGCGAGAAGAAATCAATTGTGTGTTCGAGCGGGATCCTGCGGCACGCAATGTCTTTGAAGTGGTCACCACTTATCCCGGCTTCCACGCCATTTTATGGCATCGGTTGAGTCACCGGCTGTGGAATTTAGGAGCGAGATGGCCGGCGCGAGCCATTTCTACTTTAAGCCGTTGGTTGACCGGGATCGAGATCCATCCAGCGGCCCAGCTCGGGCGGCGCTTTTTTATTGACCACGGGATGGGGGTGGTCATTGGTGAAACGGCGGAAATCGGCGATGACTGTACCCTCTACCATGGAGTGACCTTGGGGGGAACCAGTTGGGAAAAGGGTAAGCGGCACCCTACCTTGGGAAATAATGTGGTGGTGGGGGCTGGTGCCAAGGTTCTCGGACCTATATATATCGGCAGTGGAGCCCGGATAGGCTCTAATTCAGTGGTGGTCAAAAATGTCCCGGAGAATGCCACTATTGTGGGGGTACCAGGGCATGTGGCCCGACCAAAGGAGCAGCGCAGAGAGGAGGCCAAGCGCCGGGCGATGGCTAAACGCATTGGATTTGATGCCTATGGGGCGCCCCAGGATACTCCTGATCCCATCGAGCGGGCGATTCATGGCCTGATTGAGCATATCCAGCGTTTAGACGACCGCATTGAGCAAATGGCCGCCGAGATACAGCGCCTGGGGGGAAAACTCCCTGAGGAGCAGTTACCTGATCTGGAGGCTTGTGAATTATCTGCAAGCGGCAATGAGGAGGAATCAGCACAGCAAGTGGATAAGGGCAAGTCGGCGGCGGCCAAATAG
- a CDS encoding cysteine desulfurase family protein — MAIYFDHNAGAPLDERVLEAMLPYLRAQQGNPSSVHRYGRIAREAIEQARAQVAALVQAAPSQVVFTSGGTEANNLAVFGVMGPRPQGHLAISAVEHPSLREPALSLRAQGLTVTEIEVDSQGRVTPSTLESALRPDTRLVSVMWASNETGVLQDIPALSKGIREQGCIFHTDAVQVVGKLPLDFRRSGVHLMSLSAHKMGGPKGIGALVVDSSLDLAPLLQGGGQEKGRRSGTENVAAIVGFGKAAELVSAELHHRAQAWSQWREYLEQALRQLPEVVIFGEKAERLPNTVFFAAPGIEGETLLMALDKAGIGVSSGSACGSGSHQPSHVLLAMGIAPELAQGAIRVSFGAGNNLDQIDELVAVLKSQIEQLQRMLLCAY, encoded by the coding sequence ATGGCAATTTACTTTGACCACAACGCGGGAGCACCCCTCGATGAACGGGTGTTGGAAGCCATGCTTCCTTACCTTCGAGCGCAGCAGGGCAACCCTTCCAGCGTACATCGTTATGGCCGCATCGCCCGAGAGGCCATAGAGCAAGCCCGTGCCCAGGTGGCCGCCTTGGTTCAGGCGGCACCTTCTCAGGTGGTTTTTACCAGTGGGGGCACTGAAGCCAATAACTTGGCGGTGTTTGGGGTTATGGGCCCCCGTCCCCAGGGGCATCTTGCCATCAGCGCGGTAGAGCACCCCTCGCTCCGGGAACCGGCTTTGTCCTTGCGGGCCCAAGGCCTTACGGTGACTGAAATTGAGGTGGACTCCCAAGGGCGGGTGACTCCTTCCACCTTAGAGAGCGCACTCCGCCCCGATACCCGGTTGGTTTCTGTAATGTGGGCCAGTAATGAAACCGGTGTTTTGCAGGATATCCCTGCCTTGAGCAAAGGTATTCGAGAGCAAGGGTGTATATTTCATACCGATGCGGTTCAGGTAGTAGGGAAATTACCCCTTGACTTTCGCCGCAGCGGCGTCCATCTCATGAGTCTTTCCGCCCACAAGATGGGGGGGCCTAAAGGGATTGGCGCATTGGTTGTGGATAGTAGTTTAGACCTTGCTCCGCTCCTGCAAGGAGGTGGCCAAGAGAAGGGACGGCGTAGCGGTACCGAGAATGTGGCTGCTATCGTGGGGTTTGGAAAGGCCGCCGAGCTTGTGAGCGCGGAACTGCATCATCGGGCCCAAGCATGGTCCCAGTGGCGGGAATATCTGGAGCAAGCCTTGCGGCAACTACCGGAGGTTGTCATTTTTGGAGAAAAGGCTGAACGCTTGCCCAACACTGTATTTTTTGCGGCTCCTGGAATTGAAGGAGAGACTTTGCTGATGGCCTTGGATAAGGCCGGGATTGGAGTCTCTAGTGGCTCGGCCTGCGGCAGCGGCAGCCATCAGCCTAGCCATGTGTTATTGGCCATGGGTATTGCGCCAGAGCTGGCACAAGGAGCGATTCGGGTCAGCTTTGGGGCAGGGAATAATTTGGACCAAATAGATGAACTGGTTGCTGTGCTAAAAAGTCAAATAGAACAACTGCAACGGATGTTGTTGTGTGCATATTGA
- a CDS encoding DUF885 domain-containing protein, producing the protein MGFKAIFLTALAVLLLVCQPDTSREAIASDEANINGEASVQVTKRLRQLFQDEWERYLRENPVFASSLGDRRYNDEWGEHSLEAIRASHEADQKALAQLYDINRAVLPKKEKLNYALFEQQLKTKIEGFQYRAFLMPLDQQGGVQTLHQVAERLRFQREQDFRDWIVRLNQIDRVVEETMALMKRGLAEERVPPKIIMERIPDQIAHQVVTEPTKSPFYQVFRKMPEGISATTQAELRQEAEQAIANVVVPAYRQFQVFFNQQYLPNCREVVGAHGLPDGNAFYAYRARQFTTTSLTPEEIHQIGLQEVARIRNEMDQLIRELEFEGDFEAFLHFLRTDPQFYYQESDALLAGYRAIAKKIDPELVNLFGKLPRIPYGVKPIPRSSAPDLPTGYYQQPAADGSRAGYYYVNLYKPEVRPKYEMEVLTLHEAVPGHHLQIALQQELGELPNFRRFSGFTAFSEGWGLYAESLGEELGIYQDPYSKFGQLTYEMWRAIRLVVDTGIHAKGWTRKQAIDFFKENSAKTEHDIINEIDRYIAWPGQALAYKIGELKIQALRQEALEKLGKDFDIRAFHDLVLSSGSIPLDILECNVEQWIETEKKAINQQSADQSQ; encoded by the coding sequence ATGGGCTTCAAAGCTATTTTTCTTACCGCTTTGGCGGTTCTGCTGTTAGTCTGCCAGCCAGATACTAGCCGTGAGGCCATCGCCTCAGATGAGGCTAATATCAATGGGGAAGCATCGGTCCAGGTTACCAAACGGCTGCGCCAGCTTTTCCAAGACGAATGGGAACGCTACCTGCGGGAAAACCCTGTATTTGCCTCTTCCCTGGGGGATCGCCGTTACAATGATGAGTGGGGCGAGCATTCCCTGGAAGCCATTCGTGCCAGTCACGAAGCAGATCAAAAAGCCCTAGCGCAACTTTACGACATTAACCGGGCGGTATTGCCCAAAAAAGAAAAGCTCAACTATGCTCTTTTTGAGCAGCAGCTGAAAACGAAGATTGAGGGTTTTCAGTACCGGGCTTTTCTCATGCCCCTCGATCAACAAGGGGGCGTTCAGACTCTACACCAAGTGGCCGAGCGCTTACGTTTCCAGAGAGAGCAGGATTTCCGCGATTGGATTGTGCGGCTCAATCAAATTGACCGGGTTGTTGAGGAGACCATGGCACTCATGAAGAGGGGGTTGGCGGAGGAGCGTGTCCCGCCAAAGATCATCATGGAACGGATTCCGGATCAGATTGCCCACCAGGTCGTTACTGAACCAACAAAAAGCCCCTTCTACCAGGTTTTCAGAAAGATGCCGGAAGGCATTTCGGCGACCACTCAAGCCGAGCTACGGCAAGAGGCAGAACAGGCCATTGCCAACGTCGTTGTTCCTGCCTACCGCCAGTTTCAAGTATTCTTCAATCAGCAGTATTTGCCGAATTGCCGTGAAGTTGTAGGCGCTCATGGGCTACCGGATGGTAACGCGTTTTATGCTTATCGGGCTCGCCAATTCACAACCACCTCGTTGACGCCGGAGGAGATTCATCAAATTGGTCTTCAGGAGGTTGCCCGGATTCGGAATGAAATGGATCAGCTCATCAGAGAGCTGGAGTTTGAGGGCGATTTCGAGGCCTTCCTTCATTTTTTGCGTACCGATCCCCAATTTTATTACCAAGAGTCGGATGCATTGTTGGCAGGCTATCGGGCCATCGCGAAAAAGATTGATCCTGAATTGGTTAATCTTTTCGGTAAGTTGCCCCGCATACCCTATGGGGTGAAGCCGATCCCCCGTTCCTCTGCACCGGATCTGCCTACCGGCTATTATCAACAGCCGGCCGCCGACGGCAGCCGGGCTGGCTATTATTACGTTAATCTCTACAAGCCGGAGGTGCGCCCAAAATATGAAATGGAAGTGCTTACCCTGCACGAGGCGGTGCCCGGCCATCATCTTCAGATCGCTCTCCAGCAGGAATTGGGAGAGCTGCCGAACTTCCGGCGTTTTTCTGGTTTTACGGCCTTTTCGGAAGGCTGGGGGTTATACGCGGAAAGCCTCGGTGAAGAACTGGGAATCTATCAGGATCCCTATTCTAAATTTGGCCAGTTGACCTATGAGATGTGGCGGGCAATCCGGTTAGTGGTGGACACTGGAATACATGCCAAGGGTTGGACTCGGAAGCAGGCCATTGATTTTTTTAAGGAAAATTCGGCCAAGACAGAGCATGACATTATCAATGAGATCGATCGCTACATTGCCTGGCCAGGCCAAGCCCTAGCTTATAAAATTGGCGAGCTTAAAATCCAGGCGCTACGCCAGGAGGCCCTGGAAAAACTTGGCAAAGACTTTGATATTCGCGCCTTCCATGATCTAGTGCTTAGCAGTGGTTCCATTCCCTTAGATATCCTAGAGTGCAATGTCGAGCAGTGGATTGAGACCGAAAAAAAAGCAATTAACCAACAGAGTGCCGACCAATCCCAGTAG
- a CDS encoding Bax inhibitor-1/YccA family protein: protein MSYNDQAVSRAAPSALATNKLLRNTYTLLAATLVFSAVTAGIAMATNAPPVHWVITLVGYFGLLFLTNALRNSVWGLAAIFALTGFMGYTLGPILNFYMGLPNGHETVMLALGGTGAIFFGLSGYALATRKDFSFIGGFLMVGILVAFLAGLAAMLFQIPALSLAVSAMFILLMSGFILFQTSLLVNGGETNYIMATVSLYVAIYNLFLSLLQLLGIFGGDE from the coding sequence ATGAGTTACAATGATCAAGCAGTTTCACGCGCAGCACCTTCGGCACTTGCCACAAATAAGCTTCTGCGCAACACCTATACCCTCCTCGCTGCGACGCTCGTTTTTAGCGCCGTCACTGCGGGGATTGCCATGGCAACCAATGCCCCCCCAGTGCATTGGGTAATTACCTTGGTAGGTTACTTCGGTTTATTATTTCTAACCAATGCCCTGCGTAACAGCGTTTGGGGCTTGGCCGCCATTTTTGCCCTGACTGGCTTTATGGGCTACACCCTGGGACCCATTCTTAACTTCTATATGGGCCTACCCAATGGCCATGAAACAGTCATGCTGGCTTTAGGAGGGACTGGCGCTATCTTCTTCGGCCTCTCCGGCTATGCCCTGGCAACCCGCAAGGATTTTAGCTTTATTGGCGGTTTCCTGATGGTAGGCATTTTAGTGGCCTTTCTGGCGGGATTGGCGGCTATGCTCTTCCAAATCCCCGCCTTATCCTTGGCCGTCTCAGCCATGTTCATCCTGTTAATGTCAGGCTTTATCTTGTTCCAAACCAGCCTGCTCGTTAATGGGGGGGAAACCAACTATATCATGGCTACGGTAAGCCTGTATGTCGCGATATACAACTTGTTCTTGAGTCTGTTGCAACTGTTAGGCATCTTTGGTGGCGATGAATAA
- a CDS encoding peroxiredoxin: MPVIEHVPHAIFKTRVRDESVKDPNPYRWQDTTSEEIFAGKKVIVFSLPGAFTPICSSNHLPRYEELYDEFKALGVDEIYCLSVNDAFVMFQWSKHVGAKNVKMLPDGNGEFTRKMGMLVDKSNLGFGLRSWRYSMLVNDGKIEKLFVEPGLSDNCPTDPFEASDADTMLAALKGEEPAGVSEPRHAFIG, translated from the coding sequence ATGCCCGTCATTGAACACGTTCCTCATGCCATATTCAAAACCCGTGTCCGGGATGAATCGGTTAAAGATCCCAATCCCTATCGCTGGCAGGACACCACCAGCGAGGAAATCTTTGCTGGGAAGAAGGTCATTGTCTTCTCCCTGCCTGGGGCCTTCACCCCAATCTGTTCATCCAACCACCTGCCGCGTTATGAAGAACTTTACGACGAGTTTAAGGCTTTGGGCGTGGACGAAATTTATTGTCTTTCAGTGAACGATGCCTTTGTCATGTTTCAATGGAGCAAGCATGTAGGGGCGAAGAACGTCAAAATGTTGCCTGATGGCAATGGCGAGTTTACACGCAAGATGGGGATGTTGGTGGATAAGAGCAACCTGGGCTTTGGTCTGCGTTCCTGGCGTTACTCGATGCTAGTGAATGATGGCAAGATTGAAAAATTGTTCGTGGAGCCTGGCTTATCTGATAACTGCCCCACCGATCCTTTCGAGGCCTCCGATGCTGATACCATGTTGGCCGCCCTCAAGGGGGAAGAACCGGCTGGAGTATCGGAGCCGCGTCATGCATTTATCGGCTGA
- a CDS encoding HesB/IscA family protein, whose amino-acid sequence MAITVTNSALKQIKKVLSQQANVEGLRVGVKKSGCSGFAYVLGFAEQVEPEDTVFDHDGIKIVVDKQSLGFIDGTELDYRREGLNESFKFQNPNVVASCGCGESFSV is encoded by the coding sequence ATGGCAATTACAGTCACAAATTCGGCACTAAAACAGATTAAGAAAGTTCTCTCCCAGCAGGCGAATGTAGAAGGACTGCGGGTGGGGGTAAAAAAGAGCGGCTGCTCGGGGTTTGCTTATGTTCTCGGTTTTGCGGAGCAGGTAGAACCGGAGGATACCGTCTTCGACCATGACGGGATTAAGATCGTAGTTGATAAGCAAAGCTTGGGGTTTATTGACGGTACTGAGTTGGATTATCGGCGCGAGGGTTTGAACGAAAGCTTTAAATTTCAGAATCCCAATGTGGTTGCCTCCTGTGGCTGTGGAGAGAGTTTCAGCGTTTAA